TTCCATCCTACAACACATCAGTTATTACCAATTTATTGAAGAGAGAACTGAAGAAAAGTTTGTTTATGAATTGATGATTAGTAAATGGATACAACATGAGAGATATACCAACCAATGTTAATGTCTGTAGTTAAACTTTCCAAAGTTCATGGAAACAGAAGACAATATTAGATTCGGGAAAACTGACTAGCTAAATTAGTCTTGCAAAGGAAGATAAATATTAGACTCAGTAAAACTGGCTAGCCATATCAGTCTTGAAAAGGAAGAGCACTAGTTCAGCTAATCTATACTGTACCTTAGCATAAAAAGTACTTTCCTACCCTTAATCATCTATGTAAAGCCCAGAGATAGTTACTTAGTCCTAACAGAGAGTATACAATTTCAGTGGAGAAGTACATAGATAACAGTGGTAAAATGTACTCTAACCACATCCACTAGAGTCGAGCACAACAGTCACACAACAACACTAGTATTTTAATCAAGTGCCCCTTAATTAATGTCCTCAATCAGATCAAAAGAATTTAGTTTGCAATCAAAGTGAAACAAACTTAGGCTGGTCGATTTCCTAGGAATATGACTCCAACCACCGTTCCCTTCAAGCCTACTGAACAAATATATCCCTAACAATTACTTCAGTATGTTTCATGATCAGCCATCCAGGTATTCATGCCTCAGAAAATTTAATACCCTTCTTTTGCTTGTTTTGATTTCAATTTAATAACTTTCTTTTGTTTGTTTTGATTTCTCTGCTatgaatatatttttctttagcTACACCATAAAACATATACTTTGAATCCTTTGAAAGCATTTTGACTAGTTAAGTCGTACTCCCGAGTCCCGACTAAACTCCCAAGTTCTCTATTGCACATGGTAAACTTTAGAGCACTCCAGACTAAAAAAACACTGCTAGTAGGGAGTCCACTACAAATTCCTCGTTTTCTTGTGATACATAGAAGGGCTATAACACATTCGAAACCATATAACTAGTCATTTTCTTGAAGCAAACTATacttgttcattttgaatatttaaCAATATAACGTGATTAAGACAAACAATAACTAGAGAGGAAACATAACCAAGAAGCCTACCTGAGTCATTGTCGCAGGTTGGTTAACACCCAAATCCATCAACGAAGGAATATCTCCAGTTTCAACGTCACCACGAGAAGGCAACCCCTTCATTTGTTCAAGAGCCTCAATGGTCTGCCTCACCTCCAAACCCTGCACTTTCTCTCTAAATCCACCATAGTTGGAAGGCATGTCTTCCAGCTTAAACGGCAAATCATCAGCGTGATACAATGTACTTCCCCAAAAGTACTTCATCTCAACATTCTCATCTTTCATGGCTGCCTCAATCCGCTCCTCGGCCTTAACCTCATCATGCGAAACCTCTCTGTGCGCGTAAATTGCGTCCGCACCAATCGCCTTGGCCAACTCCACCAAAACAGTCTCAGGCTTCCCAATTCTGACCACAAGATCGGACCCTCGAGCTTGGAGGTTCTTCCTGAGGTCCGTAACGGACTCAACCAGAAACGTGGCCCGGTAAGGACCAGTTTTATCGAACCCAGAAGACGATTTGCCGTAATCTCTAGGATCGAAGCAGTAGACAGGCAAAATAGACATGGACTCGTTGTGAGCCGTGTTGAGGCACTCGTTGTCGTGGACCCTCAAATCGTTGCGGAACCAAACGATGGAAGCTCGGCGAACGGCGGCCCCATTGGAGGGATCCATGGGGCGGCGCGGGCCCAAAGAGAGAGGGTTCTGAAGAGGATTAGCTGAAATGGTGGACTTGAATGAAAGCTTCGGCGGCTGAGACACAGAGGCGGCGGAGAGAGAAAGATGAGTAAGGGAAGATGCTTGTGTGGGGACTTTAGCCTTGTTAAGCTGAGAAAACAAGGTGgaaattttggattgttggaagaAATGGGTTGGGATGAttgttgagagagaaagagaaagtgaAGCAGTGGCAAAGGGGGGTAGCCTGGTCTCTCCAGAAGAGGGTACAACAACGGCCATTGAACTTTGCTCCTCTGAGGATTGGATTTCTGGGTTCTCCATTTTTGAATCTGGGTCCATTTTTTTTGGGAGATTGGTTCTAAAGATTAGAGGCGAACTTTGATatgaaaaaagaaatgaaagaagatAAGCTGTTCCTGGTTTTCTACCTCTGGTTTGTTCTCTCACCACCTCTGCTCAAATAAAAGAGCTTTTCTTTTTTGTCTCTAATCTATCTATTGAATTTTGTAAGTAAAATTTATGGGGCTTTTATTTAAAAGgcttttatattaatttttcaaTTTGTTCTTAATAATCCTCTGCCCTTCCATATCTGACTGCCTGGCCACACCTAACATTTCCCACTAACTTTCAAATTTCGACCTTTgatatttttaagagaaaaatacaGTACACCATTGGGGGTTGGTagaactattattcaatttataagtctttattatttcacttatttttcttttaagaaatTATATACTTTTAATTAGAAATTAAAGAAAATTGTAGTTTGGTAAGCTAAGCgttattttttgtttatatatttatggGATCAATTATTGGTTAAGTACTCACAAGTTATTTTACATTTCGGTGTGATTTTTCATCAACTATTTTTGTAATAAATCATTTTGATGTCTGGGTTAAGCTTTATATGGCCAATGACTTTTGGTAAAATGTCAACGTTAGTTGGAAAAGACTGGTGCAGTACTTGGGTTTTGCTCTTACTTTATTCATTTTGAATGTTGAAACACAAACGTGTGAAGTGTTGTTTTTATCTTTGTCATAAAAAAAGATTGTTCATTTAGAAGATTTAAACTACAATCACTTTAAACAATAAAAACAAGAGAGAGAAAAACACTAGAGTTATATTCATTCAGATTCTGTAAATATACTTTCTTTTTCTGATCTTGTATTGGCTTAAGATATCTTAACAAATAGTTATATCTTTGGCCCTTTAAGTCCCCAATCTCTATATTTTTGCAATTACATCAACAAAGTTAAATTTGATTTTTGATGCATAAAAGGGTCTTATGTCAAAATAATGTCAAGCTAAAATAACATCACATTTTTATCTTAATATTCCCTTTCACTCTCAAAATGTCATGACATAAGTTTCCCTCTTTTTTCTACTATTGTCTTCTCCATCTCTATCTCTCACATTTTCCTTTTCTATCTCTCTAAGCTCTCATACACAAAGGCAGTCAATATTATCTTAATCTATACTAATTTTCGAGCTCATTTTGGATTCTCTTTCGGATCTAGGGGCAAAAATCGTATGAgtaagtatatatttattatatgtagTGAAGAAGCTTGTTTATCTACATTGCTTGTGCTATTTCGAATAGAtatgtgtatgccttcatgttttattgtaatttttcactgtTAGAATTGATTTTCATTCCAATCTGGATTTTTCATCTGCCTCGATGAAACTCGATAGGCCTCAATGGATTGCATGAATAGATCCTCGATGGACCTCAATGTGCCTCGATAGTGTTAGGATTTTAACACCTCGATGAGGCTCGGTGGTCCTCGATAAAACCCTTATACGTTTA
The genomic region above belongs to Humulus lupulus chromosome 1, drHumLupu1.1, whole genome shotgun sequence and contains:
- the LOC133795412 gene encoding blue-light photoreceptor PHR2; its protein translation is MDPDSKMENPEIQSSEEQSSMAVVVPSSGETRLPPFATASLSLSLSTIIPTHFFQQSKISTLFSQLNKAKVPTQASSLTHLSLSAASVSQPPKLSFKSTISANPLQNPLSLGPRRPMDPSNGAAVRRASIVWFRNDLRVHDNECLNTAHNESMSILPVYCFDPRDYGKSSSGFDKTGPYRATFLVESVTDLRKNLQARGSDLVVRIGKPETVLVELAKAIGADAIYAHREVSHDEVKAEERIEAAMKDENVEMKYFWGSTLYHADDLPFKLEDMPSNYGGFREKVQGLEVRQTIEALEQMKGLPSRGDVETGDIPSLMDLGVNQPATMTQDGKPAANASLVGGETEALERLKKFAAECQAQPHKGSKDGSHDSIYGANFSCKISPWLAMGCLSPRSMFDELKKTTSRTISASSNKNDSGSGMNWLLFELLWRDFFRFITKKYSSAKKQLDNAPATACTGAFA